One Cupriavidus taiwanensis LMG 19424 DNA segment encodes these proteins:
- a CDS encoding bifunctional glycoside hydrolase 114/ polysaccharide deacetylase family protein, which translates to MAQPAPGAGGPAPAMPSIALHYGAKPPVDALQAFDIAVVEPDSGFDPRQVVTPATAWFAYVSVGEVLEGRPYFNDIPKSWFVGRNDAWNAPVIDQAADGWPAFYVDKVIAPLWERGFRGFFLDTLDSYQLAARTDAERARQEAGLVRVVRAIKARYPDARLIFNRGFEILPQVHGLAYAVAFESLFRGWNQAQGRYVEVPQADRDWLLAQARTIREQYRLPVVSIDYCPPADRRCARETARRIRALGITPYVADPGLQTIGIGQVEVLPRRVLVVQERRPGVAIDQSEGVRFVSMPLNYLGYRVEFADTSEELPEIGPDRYAGVVMYLTGKVTAQPGRFHAWVQARMAQGMPVVFLNDFGASVSGAVARGFGLKAVRGRVSGPVEVLTKDPMMGFEMPVAPDRNQAEAIQVPDGDGFRTLLRLRSGTLTYDAAAITPWGGYVLGPYAVHESGIGTADSRWVVQPLDFLREALRLPAMPVPDVTTENGRRLLTIHIDGDGFASRAEIPGGGYSGEVLLREIFDRYRLPMTMSVIQGEVSRDGMYPKLSAELEPIARKIFAQPYVEVASHTFSHPFEWARTVPAPPAQGRNATEGAGDKAFHLNIPGYTMDLNREIGGSIDYINRTLAPAGKPVSLLLWSGDCQPPAEALRLTGQARVLNMNGGDTLITRSNPSWTAIAPLGINKPGGTFQVFAPNQNENVYTNLWHGPYYGFERVIETFELTDRPYRFKPVNIYYHSYSGTKAASLKALRKVYDYVLAQPLLPLHSTDYVRKVLDWQDMAVAREVGDSGAGSVATQWIVRGDGNLRNLRWSGAGLPDVAAAKGVTGTSPAPGGGVYLHLDGGDARFAMRDAAAPAAATPQLAEASGIVRDWSQRDGVTRFAFSGYFKPFFRLANAGHCRVSVDGKPVAAVRERNTLRVDTAPVTNPNHVRQQVEVRCAG; encoded by the coding sequence ATGGCACAGCCTGCGCCGGGCGCCGGCGGCCCGGCCCCGGCGATGCCGTCGATTGCCTTGCACTATGGCGCCAAACCGCCGGTGGACGCGCTGCAGGCCTTCGATATCGCCGTGGTCGAACCTGACAGCGGCTTCGACCCGCGCCAGGTCGTCACCCCCGCGACCGCGTGGTTTGCCTATGTCAGCGTGGGTGAAGTGCTGGAAGGCCGCCCCTACTTCAATGACATTCCCAAAAGCTGGTTTGTCGGCCGCAACGACGCGTGGAACGCGCCGGTCATCGACCAGGCGGCCGACGGCTGGCCGGCGTTCTATGTCGACAAGGTGATTGCGCCGCTATGGGAGCGGGGCTTTCGCGGCTTCTTTCTCGATACCCTGGACTCGTACCAGCTTGCCGCCCGCACCGACGCCGAACGCGCGCGGCAGGAAGCCGGCCTGGTGCGCGTGGTGCGCGCAATCAAGGCGCGCTATCCCGATGCGAGGCTGATCTTCAACCGTGGCTTCGAGATCCTGCCGCAGGTCCATGGCCTGGCGTATGCCGTCGCCTTCGAGTCGCTGTTCCGCGGCTGGAACCAGGCCCAGGGCCGCTATGTCGAGGTGCCGCAGGCCGACCGCGACTGGCTGCTGGCGCAGGCCCGCACCATCCGCGAGCAATACCGGCTGCCGGTGGTGTCGATCGACTACTGCCCGCCGGCGGACCGCCGCTGCGCGCGCGAGACCGCGCGGCGCATCCGCGCGCTGGGGATCACCCCCTATGTGGCGGATCCCGGCCTGCAGACCATCGGCATCGGCCAGGTCGAAGTGCTGCCGCGGCGGGTGCTGGTGGTGCAGGAGCGCCGCCCGGGCGTGGCGATCGACCAGTCCGAGGGCGTGCGCTTCGTCTCGATGCCGCTCAATTACCTGGGCTACCGCGTCGAGTTTGCCGACACCAGCGAGGAACTGCCCGAGATCGGGCCGGACCGCTATGCCGGCGTGGTGATGTACCTGACAGGCAAGGTCACGGCGCAGCCGGGCCGCTTCCACGCCTGGGTGCAGGCGCGCATGGCGCAAGGCATGCCGGTGGTGTTCCTGAACGACTTCGGCGCCAGCGTCAGTGGCGCGGTGGCGCGCGGCTTCGGCCTGAAGGCGGTCAGGGGGCGCGTGTCGGGCCCGGTCGAGGTTCTGACGAAAGACCCGATGATGGGCTTCGAGATGCCGGTGGCGCCCGACCGCAACCAGGCCGAGGCGATCCAGGTGCCCGACGGCGACGGCTTCCGCACGCTGCTGCGCCTGCGCTCCGGCACGCTGACCTATGACGCCGCGGCCATCACGCCGTGGGGCGGCTATGTGCTGGGACCGTATGCGGTGCACGAGAGCGGCATCGGCACCGCCGACAGCCGCTGGGTGGTGCAGCCGCTGGACTTCCTGCGCGAGGCGTTGCGCCTGCCCGCGATGCCGGTGCCCGACGTCACCACCGAGAACGGCCGGCGCCTGCTGACCATCCATATCGATGGCGACGGCTTTGCGTCTCGCGCCGAGATTCCCGGTGGCGGCTACTCCGGCGAGGTGCTGTTGCGCGAGATCTTCGACCGCTACCGGCTGCCGATGACCATGTCGGTGATCCAGGGCGAGGTCAGCCGCGACGGCATGTACCCGAAGCTGAGCGCCGAACTCGAGCCGATCGCGCGCAAGATCTTTGCCCAGCCCTATGTCGAAGTGGCCAGCCATACGTTCTCGCATCCGTTCGAGTGGGCGCGCACGGTGCCGGCCCCGCCGGCGCAGGGCCGCAACGCCACGGAAGGCGCGGGCGACAAGGCCTTTCACCTGAACATCCCCGGCTACACCATGGACCTGAACCGCGAGATCGGCGGTTCCATCGACTACATCAACCGCACCCTGGCGCCCGCCGGCAAGCCGGTCAGCCTGCTGCTGTGGTCGGGCGACTGCCAGCCGCCGGCCGAGGCGCTGCGCCTCACCGGCCAGGCGCGCGTGCTCAACATGAACGGCGGCGACACGCTGATCACGCGCAGCAATCCCAGCTGGACCGCGATCGCGCCACTGGGCATCAACAAGCCGGGCGGCACCTTCCAGGTGTTTGCGCCCAACCAGAACGAGAACGTCTACACCAACCTGTGGCATGGCCCTTACTACGGCTTCGAGCGCGTGATCGAGACCTTCGAGCTGACCGACCGGCCGTATCGCTTCAAGCCCGTGAACATCTACTACCACAGCTACTCCGGCACCAAGGCGGCGTCGCTGAAGGCGCTGCGCAAGGTCTATGACTACGTGCTGGCGCAGCCGCTGCTGCCGCTGCATTCGACCGATTACGTGCGCAAGGTGCTCGACTGGCAGGACATGGCGGTGGCGCGCGAAGTGGGCGACAGCGGTGCCGGCAGCGTCGCCACGCAATGGATCGTGCGCGGCGACGGCAACCTGCGCAACCTGCGCTGGAGCGGCGCCGGCCTGCCCGACGTTGCCGCGGCGAAGGGCGTGACGGGGACCTCGCCGGCGCCTGGCGGCGGCGTCTACCTGCACCTGGACGGCGGCGACGCGCGCTTCGCCATGCGCGACGCCGCGGCGCCGGCGGCGGCCACACCGCAACTGGCGGAAGCCAGCGGCATCGTGCGCGACTGGTCGCAACGCGACGGCGTCACGCGCTTCGCCTTCAGTGGCTACTTCAAGCCGTTCTTCCGCCTGGCCAACGCCGGCCACTGCCGCGTCAGCGTCGATGGCAAGCCCGTGGCGGCCGTGCGCGAGCGCAATACGCTGCGCGTCGATACCGCACCCGTGACCAACCCCAATCATGTCAGGCAACAAGTCGAAGTCCGCTGCGCCGGCTGA
- a CDS encoding cold-shock protein, with product METGTVKWFNDAKGFGFITPDEGGNDLFAHFSAIEGSGFKSLKEGQKVRYVKAMGQKGEQATKIQAL from the coding sequence ATGGAAACCGGTACCGTTAAGTGGTTCAACGACGCCAAGGGCTTCGGCTTCATCACGCCGGACGAAGGCGGCAATGACCTGTTCGCGCACTTCTCCGCCATCGAAGGCTCGGGCTTCAAGTCGCTGAAGGAAGGCCAGAAGGTGCGCTACGTCAAGGCCATGGGCCAGAAGGGCGAGCAAGCCACCAAGATCCAGGCCCTCTGA
- the hpnD gene encoding presqualene diphosphate synthase HpnD codes for MAGTQIAASDSRAATGGQAAPAASSGSSFHAALRILPAAQRQAMFEIYAFCRAVDDIADGDAPHADRLAALDAWRRDIDACYAGNPPAPLQPLCAQIRAFDLRQADFLAVIDGMTMDVVQDIRAPDAATLDLYCDRVASAVGRLAVRVFGLEEDCGIALAHHLGRALQLTNILRDIDEDAAIGRLYLPAEALAAAGIAPATPAAVAAHPALGQACAAVAREARAHYDQAWAIMARCPARQVRSPRIMAEVYHRILARLCAQGWRAPRRRVRLPRAQLLWIVLRHAIG; via the coding sequence GTGGCCGGTACTCAGATCGCAGCTTCAGACAGCCGTGCCGCCACCGGCGGCCAGGCTGCCCCCGCCGCTTCGTCGGGCAGCTCCTTCCATGCCGCGTTGCGCATCCTGCCGGCGGCCCAGCGCCAGGCCATGTTCGAGATCTACGCGTTCTGCCGCGCCGTCGACGATATCGCCGACGGCGACGCGCCGCATGCCGACCGCCTGGCCGCGCTCGATGCCTGGCGCCGCGACATCGACGCCTGCTACGCCGGCAACCCGCCCGCCCCGCTGCAGCCGCTGTGCGCCCAGATCCGGGCCTTCGACCTGCGCCAGGCCGACTTCCTTGCCGTGATCGACGGCATGACCATGGACGTGGTGCAGGATATCCGCGCGCCCGACGCCGCCACGCTGGACCTGTACTGCGACCGCGTTGCCAGCGCGGTGGGCCGGCTGGCGGTGCGCGTGTTCGGGCTGGAAGAGGATTGCGGGATCGCACTGGCGCACCATCTGGGCCGCGCGCTGCAACTGACCAATATCCTGCGCGATATCGACGAGGATGCCGCCATCGGCCGGCTCTACCTGCCGGCCGAGGCGCTCGCGGCGGCCGGCATCGCACCGGCCACGCCGGCGGCCGTGGCCGCGCACCCGGCGCTGGGACAGGCGTGCGCGGCAGTGGCGCGCGAGGCCCGGGCCCACTACGACCAGGCCTGGGCCATCATGGCGCGCTGCCCGGCACGCCAGGTGCGTTCGCCGCGCATCATGGCCGAGGTCTACCACCGCATCCTGGCGCGGCTGTGCGCGCAAGGCTGGCGGGCGCCGCGCCGGCGCGTGCGCCTGCCGCGCGCGCAACTGCTCTGGATCGTGCTGCGCCACGCCATTGGCTGA
- the shc gene encoding squalene--hopene cyclase, which yields MSMNETAFANPAPQVGPAQRQPAAPQEAPAARLPAPALDRGIDRALDALLHQQRPDGHWVYELEADATIPAEYVLMVHYLGEDPDRDLEARIARYLRRIQNPDGGWPLFHQGRSDISASVKAYFALKMAGDDPQSAPMQRARQAIHAMGGAEATNVFTRTLLALYGVLPWKAVPMMPVEIMLLPRWFPFHLSKVSYWARTVIVPLLVLNSLRPQARNPRGVGINELFVGNCHTVGLPPRAAHQHAGWYTVFRGLDALLRLAEPLFPRTLRRRAIAAAQRFVRERLNGEDGLGAIFPAMANSVMMFDVLGVPPEDPARAVARRSIERLLVEHGDEAYCQPCLSPVWDTALATHALLETGEARAAQAAGRALDWLRPLQVLDLRGDWAVRRPLVRPGGWAFQYANAYYPDVDDTAVVAAAMDRFMRAHHAPGRYGEAVARATEWIVGMQSGNGGWGAFEPENTHLYLNNIPFADHGALLDPPTADVSARCLSMLCQTGATPANSEPAARALRYLLAEQMPDGSWFGRWGTNYIYGTWSALCALNAAGLPPEAPELCRAVAWLARIQNADGGWGEDGSSYRLDYSGYEPAPSVASQTAWALLALMAAGAAQHPAVARGIDYLLRTQQPGGLWHEPRFTAVGFPRVFYLRYHGYARYFPLWALARYRNLQRGLGDHGGNSGQVAWGL from the coding sequence ATGTCGATGAACGAGACCGCCTTTGCCAACCCCGCGCCGCAGGTCGGCCCGGCGCAGCGCCAGCCGGCTGCCCCGCAGGAAGCGCCGGCGGCGCGCCTGCCCGCGCCAGCGCTCGACCGCGGCATCGACCGCGCGCTCGATGCGCTGCTGCACCAGCAGCGCCCCGACGGCCACTGGGTCTACGAGCTCGAAGCCGACGCCACCATCCCCGCCGAATACGTGCTGATGGTGCACTACCTGGGCGAAGACCCTGACCGCGACCTGGAAGCGCGCATCGCCCGCTACCTGCGCCGCATCCAGAACCCGGACGGCGGCTGGCCGCTGTTCCATCAGGGCCGCTCCGACATCAGCGCCAGCGTCAAGGCGTATTTCGCGCTGAAGATGGCCGGCGACGATCCGCAGTCCGCGCCGATGCAGCGCGCGCGCCAGGCCATCCATGCCATGGGCGGCGCCGAGGCCACCAATGTGTTCACGCGCACGCTGCTGGCGCTGTACGGCGTGCTGCCATGGAAGGCGGTGCCGATGATGCCGGTCGAGATCATGCTGCTGCCGCGCTGGTTTCCGTTCCACCTGTCCAAGGTCTCGTACTGGGCCCGCACGGTGATCGTGCCGCTGCTGGTGCTCAACAGCCTGCGGCCGCAGGCGCGCAACCCGCGCGGCGTCGGCATCAATGAACTGTTCGTCGGCAACTGCCACACGGTCGGGCTGCCGCCGCGCGCGGCACACCAGCATGCCGGCTGGTACACGGTGTTCCGCGGGCTGGACGCGCTGCTGCGCTTGGCCGAGCCGCTGTTCCCGCGCACGCTGCGCCGGCGCGCCATTGCCGCGGCCCAGCGCTTCGTGCGCGAGCGGCTCAACGGCGAGGACGGCCTGGGCGCGATCTTTCCCGCCATGGCCAACAGCGTGATGATGTTCGACGTGCTGGGCGTGCCGCCCGAGGATCCGGCACGCGCGGTGGCGCGGCGCTCGATCGAGCGCCTGCTGGTCGAGCATGGCGACGAAGCCTACTGCCAGCCGTGCCTGTCGCCGGTGTGGGACACCGCATTGGCCACGCACGCGCTGCTGGAAACCGGCGAAGCCCGCGCGGCGCAGGCGGCCGGGCGCGCGCTGGACTGGCTCAGGCCGCTGCAGGTGCTGGACCTGCGCGGCGACTGGGCGGTGCGCCGCCCGCTGGTGCGCCCCGGCGGCTGGGCCTTCCAGTACGCCAACGCCTACTACCCCGATGTCGACGACACCGCGGTGGTGGCCGCCGCCATGGACCGCTTCATGCGCGCGCACCATGCGCCGGGGCGCTACGGCGAAGCGGTGGCGCGCGCCACCGAGTGGATCGTCGGCATGCAGAGCGGCAACGGCGGCTGGGGCGCGTTCGAGCCCGAGAACACGCACCTGTACCTGAACAACATCCCCTTTGCCGACCACGGCGCGCTGCTGGACCCGCCCACCGCCGACGTGTCGGCGCGCTGCCTGTCGATGCTGTGCCAGACCGGCGCCACCCCCGCCAACAGCGAACCCGCCGCGCGCGCGCTGCGTTACCTGCTGGCCGAGCAAATGCCCGACGGCAGCTGGTTCGGACGCTGGGGCACCAACTACATCTACGGCACCTGGAGCGCGCTGTGCGCGCTGAACGCCGCCGGCCTGCCGCCCGAAGCGCCCGAGCTGTGCCGCGCCGTGGCGTGGCTGGCGCGGATCCAGAACGCCGACGGCGGCTGGGGCGAGGACGGCAGCAGCTACCGGCTGGACTACAGCGGCTACGAGCCGGCCCCCAGCGTGGCCTCGCAGACCGCGTGGGCGCTGCTGGCGCTGATGGCGGCGGGCGCCGCGCAGCATCCGGCAGTGGCGCGCGGTATCGACTACCTGCTGCGCACGCAGCAGCCTGGCGGACTGTGGCATGAGCCCCGCTTTACCGCGGTGGGCTTTCCGCGCGTGTTCTACCTGCGCTATCACGGCTATGCGCGCTACTTTCCGTTGTGGGCGCTGGCGCGCTACCGCAACCTGCAGCGCGGCCTTGGCGACCACGGCGGCAACAGCGGCCAGGTGGCGTGGGGCCTGTGA
- a CDS encoding phosphorylase — translation MTAPFVLVVTGMAFEARIAAGPHCRVVHGLRGLALKQEVSAMASRHCMGILSFGVAGGLEPTLAPGDVVLADAVCAPGERYDTDTTWTRAMHAALPHARIGTAAGADQPVLTVAAKASLQRATGALCVDMESHLAARMAAACRLPFAACRVVIDPAARAVPAAAAAGMGDDGKTDVAAVLGALLRAPRELPALLRLAGDAAAARGALRAARLALGNSFGLRDMRSQQADF, via the coding sequence GTGACGGCGCCGTTCGTGCTGGTCGTCACCGGCATGGCGTTCGAGGCGCGCATCGCGGCCGGGCCGCATTGCCGCGTAGTGCACGGCCTGCGCGGCCTGGCGCTGAAGCAGGAGGTGTCGGCAATGGCCAGCCGGCACTGCATGGGCATCCTCAGCTTTGGCGTGGCGGGCGGGCTGGAGCCCACACTGGCGCCGGGCGATGTGGTGCTGGCCGATGCGGTATGCGCGCCCGGCGAGCGCTACGACACCGATACCACCTGGACACGCGCCATGCACGCAGCGCTGCCGCACGCGCGCATCGGCACCGCGGCCGGGGCCGACCAGCCGGTCCTGACGGTGGCCGCCAAGGCATCGCTGCAGCGGGCCACGGGCGCGCTGTGCGTCGACATGGAATCGCACCTGGCCGCGCGCATGGCGGCGGCGTGCCGGCTGCCGTTCGCGGCTTGCCGCGTGGTCATCGATCCGGCGGCTCGCGCCGTACCGGCCGCCGCTGCCGCGGGGATGGGCGATGACGGCAAGACCGATGTGGCCGCGGTGCTGGGCGCGTTGCTGCGCGCGCCGCGGGAACTGCCAGCGCTGTTGCGCCTGGCTGGCGATGCCGCGGCCGCGCGCGGCGCGCTGCGGGCGGCGAGGCTGGCGCTGGGAAATTCCTTTGGCCTGCGCGACATGCGCTCGCAGCAAGCTGACTTCTGA
- a CDS encoding Hsp70 family protein, translated as MMSNACGLDFGTSNSTVGWSRPGRAAALLPLEDGKATLPSVIFFHAEDPLVSYGRAALGDYLAGYEGRLMRSLKSLLGTSMMDDSTEVMGQAMPFRKLLAHFIGELKSRAEQAAGTGFSRAVLGRPVFFIDEDPVADQLAEDTLAGIARDAGFSEIAFQYEPIAAAFDYEAGIAREELVLVADIGGGTSDFSLVRLSPERAARSDRRDDILANGGVHIGGTDFDRALSLARAMPLLGLGSALRNGKAMPSSQYFDLASWHTINLLYTRKAWSLVMDNYRDAADTVKLDRLVRLIRERAGHWLAIQVEAAKIALSDAGSTDVDLHRLEAGLCLTITRDEFDASIDKLVTRTEQTVHKLLADAGVRGAAVDTIFFTGGSSSVPLLRQRLAALLPEARCVEGDRFGSIGSGLALDAVRKFG; from the coding sequence ATGATGTCAAACGCATGCGGCCTGGACTTCGGCACGTCCAATTCGACGGTGGGCTGGAGCCGCCCGGGGCGCGCGGCCGCGCTGCTGCCGCTGGAGGATGGCAAGGCGACGCTGCCGTCGGTGATCTTTTTCCATGCCGAGGATCCGCTGGTCAGCTACGGGCGCGCCGCGCTGGGCGATTACCTGGCAGGCTACGAGGGCCGGCTGATGCGCTCGCTCAAGAGCCTGCTGGGCACCTCGATGATGGACGACAGCACCGAGGTGATGGGCCAGGCCATGCCGTTCCGCAAGCTGCTGGCGCATTTCATCGGCGAACTGAAGTCGCGCGCCGAGCAGGCCGCCGGCACCGGCTTCTCGCGCGCGGTGCTGGGCCGCCCGGTGTTCTTTATCGACGAGGACCCGGTGGCTGACCAGCTGGCCGAAGACACGCTGGCCGGCATCGCGCGCGACGCGGGGTTCAGCGAGATTGCGTTCCAGTACGAACCGATCGCGGCGGCCTTTGACTACGAGGCCGGCATCGCGCGCGAGGAACTGGTGCTGGTCGCCGACATCGGCGGCGGCACCTCGGATTTCTCGCTGGTGCGGCTGTCGCCCGAGCGCGCCGCGCGCAGCGACCGGCGCGACGACATCCTGGCCAACGGCGGCGTCCATATCGGCGGCACCGACTTCGATCGCGCGCTCAGCCTGGCGCGGGCGATGCCGCTGCTGGGCCTGGGCAGCGCGCTGCGCAACGGCAAGGCCATGCCCTCGAGCCAGTATTTCGACCTGGCCAGCTGGCACACCATCAACCTGCTCTATACGCGCAAGGCGTGGTCGCTGGTGATGGACAACTATCGCGACGCCGCCGACACGGTGAAGCTCGACCGCCTGGTGCGCCTGATCCGCGAGCGCGCCGGCCACTGGCTGGCGATCCAGGTTGAAGCCGCGAAGATTGCGCTGTCGGATGCGGGCAGCACCGACGTGGACCTGCACCGGCTGGAAGCGGGCCTCTGCCTCACCATCACCCGCGACGAGTTCGATGCCTCGATCGACAAGCTCGTGACGAGAACCGAGCAGACCGTGCACAAACTGCTCGCCGACGCCGGCGTGCGCGGCGCCGCGGTCGACACCATCTTCTTTACCGGCGGCTCCAGCAGCGTGCCGCTGCTGCGCCAGCGGCTGGCAGCGCTGCTGCCCGAGGCGCGCTGCGTCGAAGGGGACCGCTTCGGCAGCATCGGCAGCGGACTGGCGCTGGATGCGGTGAGGAAGTTCGGGTGA
- a CDS encoding GGDEF domain-containing protein, which yields MHLDQQTIAVVMMVFFCGTLIIAAGLVFALRASTAGRLWAFGHVLVSAAGLALAVSAASGTGQLGTLGAFVFVAGWLLIYRGVRVYYGVPAHPGALAGAGAIVLGLMAVSSGLPEGPQLVLRIVYGVLALLSLATFATLARAGRGRRSIGAPLVLVASLVQLATQLAGFSHAMSLPAGGTAAAPLTLYFAGPADSAWVLAPLIATLLGLFGFTVMAMEQIVAHNESGARIDALTGLLNRGALEMSALSLVARWQRDGQPLSCLVIDIDYFKQVNDTCGHHAGDAVLREVAQALDNSRRASDVAGRYGGEEFCVLCPATDEQQASALANRVLRKVHAIDLPGGRGHASVSIGVAQLRGGPGSREALWRTLFADADRALYHAKAHGRDRYVLASSMAAPAASAPAAPLLGPEPDLAG from the coding sequence TTGCATCTGGACCAGCAGACCATTGCGGTGGTGATGATGGTGTTTTTCTGCGGCACGCTGATCATCGCGGCGGGGCTGGTGTTCGCGCTGCGCGCGAGCACCGCGGGGCGGCTATGGGCCTTCGGCCATGTGCTGGTGTCGGCCGCGGGCCTGGCGCTGGCGGTCAGCGCTGCCAGCGGTACGGGCCAGCTCGGCACGCTGGGCGCATTCGTCTTCGTCGCCGGCTGGCTGCTGATCTACCGCGGCGTGCGGGTCTACTACGGCGTGCCCGCGCATCCGGGCGCGCTCGCCGGCGCGGGCGCGATCGTGCTGGGCCTGATGGCGGTCTCCAGCGGGCTGCCCGAAGGCCCGCAGCTGGTGCTGCGCATCGTCTATGGCGTGCTGGCCCTGCTGTCCCTGGCCACCTTCGCCACGCTGGCGCGCGCCGGGCGCGGGCGCCGCAGCATCGGCGCGCCGCTGGTGCTGGTGGCCAGCCTGGTGCAACTGGCCACGCAGCTGGCCGGCTTCAGCCACGCCATGAGCCTGCCCGCGGGCGGCACCGCCGCGGCGCCGCTGACCTTGTACTTCGCCGGCCCGGCCGATTCCGCCTGGGTGCTGGCGCCGCTGATCGCCACGCTGCTGGGGCTGTTCGGCTTCACCGTGATGGCGATGGAGCAGATCGTCGCCCATAACGAGAGCGGCGCGCGCATCGACGCCCTGACCGGGCTGCTCAACCGCGGCGCGCTGGAGATGTCGGCGCTGTCGCTGGTGGCGCGCTGGCAGCGCGACGGCCAGCCGCTGTCGTGCCTGGTGATCGATATCGACTACTTCAAGCAGGTCAACGATACCTGCGGCCACCACGCCGGCGATGCGGTGCTGCGCGAAGTGGCGCAGGCGCTGGACAATTCCCGCCGCGCTTCTGACGTAGCCGGCCGCTATGGCGGGGAAGAGTTCTGCGTGCTGTGCCCGGCGACCGACGAGCAGCAGGCTTCGGCGCTGGCCAACCGGGTGCTGCGCAAGGTGCACGCGATCGACTTGCCCGGCGGGCGCGGCCATGCCAGCGTCAGCATCGGCGTGGCGCAGCTGCGCGGCGGCCCGGGCAGCCGGGAGGCGCTGTGGCGAACCCTGTTTGCCGATGCCGACCGCGCGCTCTACCACGCCAAGGCGCACGGGCGCGACCGCTACGTGCTGGCATCGTCGATGGCGGCTCCGGCGGCCAGCGCGCCGGCCGCGCCGCTGCTGGGGCCGGAACCCGACCTGGCTGGCTGA
- a CDS encoding IclR family transcriptional regulator, which yields MTISALSLGAILDDLRSAPRPLTSAEYAYLAQLRQRIVTGDADLWTTLETAGVPCSERRLSPEVVLALTAIGQLPMH from the coding sequence ATGACCATTTCCGCACTCTCGCTCGGTGCCATCCTGGACGACCTGCGCAGCGCGCCGCGGCCGCTGACGTCGGCGGAATATGCATACCTGGCCCAGCTGCGGCAACGCATCGTCACCGGCGACGCAGACCTGTGGACCACGCTGGAAACCGCGGGGGTGCCGTGCAGCGAACGCCGCCTGTCGCCAGAAGTTGTGCTGGCACTGACCGCGATCGGCCAGTTGCCGATGCACTGA
- a CDS encoding helix-turn-helix domain-containing protein, translated as MANRINRRVSFLSLRVFVAMMQHRDASRAAEALGIQPQRLYYQLRQLEAALGMPLFQPCGAAWLPTAAGLNALPKVRGMLDIWEQVQASTRARRCAQADLPRERCAVRVGAAFWVRQATM; from the coding sequence ATGGCTAACCGAATCAACCGGCGCGTCTCTTTTCTCTCCTTGCGTGTCTTTGTCGCGATGATGCAGCATCGCGACGCCAGCCGCGCCGCCGAGGCGCTCGGCATCCAGCCGCAACGGCTCTATTACCAGCTGCGCCAGCTCGAGGCCGCGCTCGGCATGCCGCTGTTCCAGCCGTGCGGCGCGGCCTGGCTGCCGACGGCGGCCGGGCTCAATGCCTTGCCCAAAGTGCGCGGCATGCTCGACATCTGGGAGCAGGTCCAGGCCAGCACCCGCGCGCGGCGCTGCGCGCAGGCCGACCTGCCGCGCGAGCGCTGCGCGGTGCGCGTCGGTGCGGCCTTCTGGGTGCGGCAGGCCACGATGTAG
- a CDS encoding class I SAM-dependent methyltransferase, which produces MTAIHQAAARGFASQADTYARGRPEYPAEIDAWLRGTLDLHAGRAVLDLGAGTGKFTRWLVQTGAEVIAVEPVAQMRAQLAAAVAPVQVLEGSAEAIPLADASVDVVVCAQAFHWFANARALAEIRRVLRPGGRLGLVWNVRDESVDWVARLTAIMAPHEGDAPRFYKGDWKRVFPAEGFGPLSRQSLPYAHVGPPQQVIVDRVMSVSFIASLPEPEQARVRARLHDLIDQHAALSGRAEVAFPYRTEAYHCERLA; this is translated from the coding sequence ATGACCGCCATCCATCAAGCCGCCGCGCGGGGTTTCGCCAGCCAGGCCGATACCTACGCGCGCGGACGCCCCGAATACCCAGCCGAAATCGACGCGTGGCTGCGCGGCACGCTCGACCTGCATGCCGGCCGTGCCGTGCTCGACCTCGGGGCCGGCACCGGCAAGTTCACGCGCTGGCTGGTGCAGACCGGCGCCGAGGTGATCGCCGTGGAGCCGGTGGCGCAGATGCGCGCGCAACTGGCGGCCGCGGTGGCACCGGTGCAAGTCCTGGAAGGCAGCGCCGAGGCGATCCCGCTGGCGGATGCCAGTGTCGACGTGGTGGTCTGCGCGCAGGCGTTCCACTGGTTTGCCAACGCACGGGCGCTGGCCGAGATCCGCCGCGTGCTGCGGCCCGGCGGCCGGCTCGGACTGGTATGGAACGTCCGGGATGAAAGCGTGGACTGGGTGGCGCGGCTGACTGCCATCATGGCGCCGCATGAAGGCGACGCCCCGCGCTTCTACAAGGGCGACTGGAAACGGGTTTTTCCCGCCGAGGGCTTCGGGCCGCTGTCGCGGCAGAGCCTGCCCTACGCGCATGTGGGGCCGCCACAGCAGGTGATCGTGGACCGCGTCATGTCGGTCAGCTTTATTGCATCGCTGCCAGAGCCGGAGCAGGCCCGCGTGCGGGCGCGCCTGCACGACCTCATCGACCAGCATGCGGCGCTGTCGGGCCGCGCCGAGGTCGCCTTTCCATACCGTACCGAGGCCTATCACTGCGAACGGCTCGCCTGA